In one window of Nitrospirota bacterium DNA:
- a CDS encoding helix-turn-helix domain-containing protein: MNQAGSDWISVVEACKILGVARNTLKKLIREGTLPAYTIQGVAGYRLKRQDVEALLQPVVVHTPKKQKRNRKTSRGKSSSR; encoded by the coding sequence ATGAACCAAGCCGGGTCAGATTGGATTTCAGTCGTTGAGGCGTGCAAAATCCTCGGAGTTGCACGCAACACCCTTAAGAAACTTATCCGCGAGGGCACTCTTCCTGCGTACACAATCCAAGGTGTTGCAGGATATAGACTCAAGCGCCAAGACGTAGAAGCTTTGCTCCAACCGGTGGTTGTCCATACTCCCAAGAAACAGAAACGGAATCGAAAGACAAGCCGAGGCAAGTCTAGCTCGCGCTAG
- a CDS encoding cyanophycinase — protein MIIGGAEDRSGERRVLRAFVELAGGRDARIVIIAVASATPTVVGSTYVQIIKELGTKQATLLDLATREDVVAPRALETIHKATGVFFTGGDQVRISQLIGGTALDRLLITRHREGLVVGGTSAGAAIMSSIMIVGGLGYGSLRMDNVELGSGMEFLPGAIIDQHFQQRWRFRRLLAAVAQYPFELGIGIDEDTAIIVQNGMFQVIGSGGVTVIDGKRITHVSRPEASDDGILALCGLTVHVLTENMGYDLKSRKPIVDWRQSNETRSSAR, from the coding sequence ATGATTATCGGCGGAGCGGAAGACCGCTCTGGTGAGCGGCGAGTCCTGCGCGCCTTTGTCGAATTGGCAGGTGGACGCGACGCGCGCATTGTTATCATTGCCGTTGCATCCGCCACGCCCACCGTCGTCGGTTCGACGTATGTTCAAATCATCAAAGAACTTGGAACCAAGCAGGCGACTTTATTAGATCTCGCGACGCGCGAAGATGTGGTCGCGCCGCGCGCTTTGGAAACGATTCATAAAGCCACCGGCGTTTTTTTTACCGGCGGCGATCAAGTGCGCATTTCGCAATTGATCGGCGGCACGGCGCTGGATCGATTGCTCATTACGCGCCACCGCGAGGGTCTCGTCGTGGGCGGAACCAGTGCGGGCGCAGCCATCATGTCGTCGATCATGATTGTCGGCGGGCTGGGATATGGTTCGCTGCGCATGGACAACGTCGAACTGGGATCGGGCATGGAATTTTTGCCGGGCGCGATCATCGATCAGCACTTTCAACAACGATGGCGCTTTCGGCGATTGTTGGCGGCGGTGGCGCAGTATCCTTTTGAATTAGGCATCGGCATCGACGAAGACACGGCGATCATCGTCCAAAATGGAATGTTTCAGGTGATTGGTTCTGGCGGAGTGACGGTGATCGACGGTAAGCGCATCACGCATGTGAGTCGGCCGGAAGCGAGTGACGATGGGATTTTGGCTTTGTGCGGTCTAACCGTTCACGTGTTGACCGAGAATATGGGATACGATCTAAAAAGTCGCAAGCCAATTGTCGATTGGAGGCAATCAAATGAAACTCGAAGCTCCGCGCGGTAG